In the genome of Parus major isolate Abel chromosome 3, Parus_major1.1, whole genome shotgun sequence, the window CTGGCAAAGACATCTACAATTTGATACTGTACTTGATATTTTCATTAAGACCAAAAGAATGTTTATGAAGAactgaaattaaacttttacATTGCTCTGAAAGATAAGCATTACCTtgaattttttagtttttggggattttttttaaattttagggactttttttaacagaaattgcaCTACCTTCCAAAAATATTGTAGTTATGGGGTAAGTGTTgacatctgaagaaaaaaatgctaaaagcaTGCAACACTGATACCAAATTTTAGcagatgacatttttaattgaaaactgCCTCAAAGGATAGTACAAAAGAGTTTCTTCTCCCTAAAGGGATTTTCAGATGCAGGTACAGGAATAATAAGGGGATCTTCTCCAATGTGTGCATCACAATATGCCAATAAATCTGCTGCAGCCTTGGATACCTAATAGAGGTAGAAGAGAAGAGAGAACTACTGTAACATTTAATTCTGAACCAATCTaaattgcataaatattttttcatagaaCAAATGATAATGGAAGCTATCATAAAACAAGGAGTAGATTGCTTTATCCTTTTAAATATTAGACACATCTCTCAATTTGCTCTTCCTAGGACTAGTAATCCTTACACACTTTTATCTAACATAGTGACATAGATGATATCAATTGACATCATCCACATCAAGCTGTACCTCTCCATCAGAAGGAGGTCAGGAGCACATAGtcattaaaacatttatatgTTAATCACCCATAAGCAATAAGGATTCTCCTTGAAGTGTCTGTTTCTGTAGAGAAACCTCCTTCAGCTCTTACTCCCAATTCATTGGTTTTAAGGTTTTCCACACACactctctctctgtcctttgTTCCTCTGGtggcaaaataaaaagttctCTAGACACATGATCAtgggattaaaaagaaataatagatCACGAACAAAACTTGAACACCATGATTCATAGCTCTCATTTAAGCTAAATACTGCTCTTTTCAATGAAGCAAGACTAATGTCTTCTGCTCAGTAAATTACTATAAGTAGTCCTTTATTCACAGCATTCATTTAAACTTGAGCACTACaccttaatattttttaactttatatttttttaattctaaaataaataattctcaAGTCTCCAAGTTCAGAACATGTGTTTTTGCTTACTGAAAAGtctacaaaaatacaaatacatacaAAAATGTAGCAGTGTGTTGAATATTTGCAATGCAAgctatgaaaaatgaaatattaaaccttataattttttcagctttgtgctGTAAGAATATTGGTGTCAGTAGGCCATAGtgattcatttattttttcaagaatttagaaaatatacacaattttttttttgttctgctcagTCAATAAGATATTCACAGCTATCTGTATCTCTTTACTTTGGTGAATTATTGGGTTTTCAATATTCTGGTTGAAAAAATGAATTCTGGAGTCTTTACAAAGAAGTCTTTTCTTTGAGCACCATGACAGCTTGTCCCCCTTCCAACACCAAGGTCAGCATGTTTGCACAATTAGAgtgaagagaagaaacaaatcacatttctgatatttttctagCAGGTGTTTCCTCAGTGTTAGCTTTAAGCTTCCCCATGCCCTGCTTGTTTGCACATGGACCCAGCCCATAGCAGGCTTCAGATCAGACCTATGAAGTCAATGGGTATTGAATCAGAATTTGCATGAAATTTGAATGAACTTCTGAAGACAGTTACAgactctttatttcttttttttttttttttttaaatttctgtatgCCTTTGTAGAATGCTTAAACCTATGGAAAACCTGTGGTTGGCACCCCACAGTGCCAACTATAGTATGGACTATCCCCCTAATGGAGGATATAAGAGTGTTAAggttatttaaaattactttgtctTTGAACTGGCCTGTAACAAAAGGGTGTCAGAGACACTACATGTGAACAGAAGGCTGCTGGGCACAggtgaaacagaaaacataacATATCAGAAGAGATGTTCACAAGGACCAGTACTTCTCAAGAAAGAAGCaggtaaaacaaaaatgcatggAAAGTTACAGACCTCAAAGTACAAAGGATTGTAATGATTTTCCTGTAATGATCTTGTTTGTTCCATGCATGGGTAAAAAACATCAGCCCAAGTCTATTGCTTATCATTCAATGGAAGAGAAGTACAATTTCAGACTTCATTCTTAAAAGGGATAAACCCAATAATATAATTTCCTGTTTCTCTACATATTGTTGTGCTTTGATACAATATAATAAACAAAAGGGAGTTTCACTAGAAAAAGCTCTACATACATTTTTGTATCTAACTTATCCTGTAATGCTGGTAGGAATGTTGTGAAGCAGAGCAATGCCTTCACAGAATCACCtgggttgaaaaagacctttgaaattatcaagtccagcctttgacctaacaccaccttgtcaactagaccatggcactcGGTGCCACATCAGGGATGGCAACTCcgccacctccctgggcaccccACTCCAATGCCCTCTCAcccctttctgtgaagaaaaaccCTTCCTTCAATGTCACAGTGTTTAAGTCACATTTCAGTTCGCTTTTAAACAAACCATAgtacaatttatttaaaaacaaacctgcaaCAAGAAACTGAGGAATATGATAATTGTCACAAACTAAACCCACACTAGAccatatattttcattctttaaacaaataaaatattctgaggggaaaaatcctCCCACTGGGATTACAGGAGTCATAAAAGTGAATTATAACCATTTCTTCACTAAAAGTAGAGTAACTTAGGCCTGCACAGTGGAATAATGACCATTCACAACAGGGAGTTAAACGAGCTGATCACAGTCCAGGAGCGATGAAAACACGagttcctgcagctgtgagTGGTGTTGGCAAAGTCAGACCTGTGGcccaaaaaagagcaaaatacaaTACTGCCTCCAGCAAGTTTCCTGCTCAGTGTCATTATTGGGAAGAGCAGTGGTGGAAGGCCTGTGCACTGAGCGTAGCACCAAGGCTCCAGCAGGGGTGGCTGCtttggcacaggcagcacccaGAGGTGTGGGCTGTGCTGTACATGTGGGTGTGCtgattgtccccctgtgctATGGAAGGAGTTAAATGGAGCCCACTCTAGCACAGCTTTTACTCGCCTTTGGGGTTATTTGTAGCCCAGCATTGCTGGACAGCTTCAAAATAGCTCTtcttaagaattaaaataaatgcatgtgATTTGAATATTCAAATGAAGCTAACACATTTATCATGTCAGCTTTCCTACTCAATATGGCTTGGTCTGCaaatttgaagtaatttataCATATTGCAGAAAtggctaaagaaaaaaaaaaaaaaacagactcCAGTTTGATTGATGAATTCTATCAGGAAGTTAACATTTCATtcttaaaaaatcttttaaggTGTATGGATTAGAAGAGATGGAATACATAGGTAGCACACTGATCTCACATTTTGTAGAATTACTTTTACTCTCCGTATCAAAAACCACATCTGGTTATCAAAttaacaaaagggaaaaacaaatctaACAAAACACTCAATCCTGGTGCTTTAAAGAATTAGTCTCAGGAGGACTCTGAAATTTTACCATTACATTTCAGATTAGCAGAGGTGATAAAAACTGCCATAGTTAAAACATCCTGTTAGCTGCACTAATAATTATAAGCTTCAGTGACAGGGCAAAAGGCTGCAATTATGATGTCTTCTGCCTTGTCATGGATTGTGACTAATTACCATCATTGCTACAACACCACTCTGCTTATCCTTTACATCTAAAACAAAGAGATTCACACACATTTATTGGCATTCTCACTCTTCATCTCCCAACACTATTCAGGACCAGTTAGGAATACTTCCTATCTTcctaaggaaaaagaaaacagaatggtAACTGATATGCCAAGTGTCTTAAATGTCAGAGCActcttgcttttctgcttgCAAAGAGAAGATTAAGTAGTGCTTTATTCTGAGAACAACTCTGATAAACACCAATACTACCTTTGCTTTCTCAATTTTACTGCTAGCATCTTTAGAAGACACATCACTGCACTAGTCACAAGGCCACTGTTCATCTGATTTACTTTGATTGTTCCTACCTAGGAATATGCATTTCCAGCTTCCTTCTTACTTCTGTTATAACTCTAGTTCTTTTGCCAGGTAAGACAGGTTCAATCATGATCCTTCTGGTATTCCTATGGTttacaaaaaacccacagtaaACCTCCTTCCAACTACTGACCAGTAACTCTGTCCTCCTCTTTCGAGTCATCCTGTTTCTTTCTCACCTCAGCAGCGAGTTGTTTGTGGAACTTCAGAACACAGCactgctttgctgctctgaCTGGCTAGAGGACTTAAGAGGACTCTTTAAATTAGTTGAAAAATCCAGAACACAGTGTGAAGTCAGCAACTATCAACCTACTTTTAACTACAACATTCTAATTGTGCAGACCGAACCCTTGCTGGTTACAGCAGCTACTGTGTTTGGGAAACAAAGTGCCTCTgcagtagaaaaataaacaggaactTCTGATTTCCCCAGTCAATAACACAGACACATCTTCAATCTTGGCAATGTGGTCTTGCCTATTGTGGCAATAACAACTTGGCTATAGTTATTTGCAAAAGAGggtttaattaaattatttggaaagCCCTGATCTTTTATTAAATGTCTAACTAGTTTAATCAGATgcaaaacaccaggaaaaaaaaggaagcaagtTCATTTATCTGCCTTTACAGTGATATTTTGAGAACTTAAAATCTCCTGCTGAAACCACTGGAAAGCCTCTTGGTAAAATTTGGCTGTGCTGAAACACACACTTAAGTGATTCAAGATTAAAAAGCCAAGcagattttaaaggaataaaaagtcAATCAACTGCTTTTCACAATCCCTCATATGCTTGTTCAAAGAAATTCTAGAAAtcaaggcatttttttttaaaacttagaAATCTTAGAAATCAAGGctatatttgttttatattagTATAGGAACCCTCTGAAATGTCAGATTTTCTTTGGTGTGCTCTTGGTCCCAGGCTGTTTCAAAAGGCAAACTAATTGCACTTTCAAGCTACCTGTTTTTTAGGTCTGCCACATTTGCTAATAACTGTGTTCTTTTCAATTAAATTGACAGCAAAAACAACCTGTGTCTTTCTTGCAGCTATGTCTTTCTTACATTCGTAATTAAGAATGTTATACACCCAACTAATGAAGCTATTTGCATAACTGACCTAATGATGTGGGACATGACAGTTACCACTGCATATGTGGAAGCAGGTTTAAGACAATCCACTAAGTATCAACAATTTCAAATGCCAATAAACTGGGCCATATTTTTCCAACCCTTTCCTCTGCCACCCACACCCTCCCTTGCCAGCTATGTTCAGGGAGCTGCAATAGGACCTGAGCTGGGACTGACCAAGGCAGACCTTCTTTTActgcaggaaacaaaaaccTGTCCCTGTGAACAGGTTATTTGGAAACAGGAATTTGTGACACATGAAGAAATAGAGAAACTACTTTTGCAAATTCAATGGTCTTACAGACCATTGCTAAAAACTGCCACAAAACAGAGTgactgaaatttcttttttcatatgAGCAAGACTGACCACTCGTGGAATTGCACTAATATTTATGAATTGTAAATACTACTTTTCCAGCTGGTGAGTTTGTGATCtgaggttattttaaaaatcctaaatgTATACTATACCTGCACTGACTGCATACAGACTTTTAGCACACAGGATGGATGGACAAACAGACTGCATTAAGACTACATGAAGATTTTAATGTACAACATTTCTAAATTATCCTACTGACATAATAATCTCAGTTATAGTTTGCAAAAACTCAGTTACAGTTTGCAGAGAACTGGGTCATTTCAATGcattactttttaaagatgGAAAGACTAAAAAATTCTTCCATGTAGAGACTGGATTTTTTATCAAAACAAGTATTCCCTATATTCAGAGgcaaagagcaaaataaatgagCATTGCTTTCTTAAAAGGTTTTGTGGCATTATTAGCTTCTAGGTGCTTGGTATTTCACAAAATTTTAGCCTAGTGGAAAGCAGAATGACATGCAAGAATAATCCACAGgattttttggttaaaaaaaattaaaacctgtgTTTAATAGTGCCTTTAATGATAATATTTCATGTATTTAGAGGTATGATGAAACCAAATCTTCACATACAACATGTTATCAAGTGTGAAGAATCATAACTTTGCACTCTGCAATCATACACATTCTTTGTGCAATGATGTGTGCACTAAAactaaacaaagcaaagcaattcAGCTTGTGTCATCATTATTCAAAAATTTTGCAATACCTTAAACACTTATTCCAATtcttaaaggagaaaaaccaaGAAACCAGAGCTGCACTTAAATTCAGCTACAGGTGACAAAGAAGAACACCTGTGCACCTGCTGGCTGATTTTAAGTATTTCACAAAATACCTCTTTTGACAAATGTAACAGACACTCACACAGAAGCAGGCTTGAAGACAGGCTTTGGAAATCGCTTCACTAGAACCCACCAGTCAGTATGTAACCCACAGTACTGAATATTGTTTAATTGCTCAACACAGATTCTTGATTTCTGCATTATTAAAAGCATGCTGTTCCACAAACTAGTCAGTGAATTAAAAATCTCAACAATAAGTCTAAGTTTACCTTTATTCTATCCATGTATGCTTCCATTTTTAATTGCtccacagctttcctggctTGAGAAATACTGGTAGTACTGTTTGACACTAGttccttcattttgtttttcctggaagaGACAAAGTTGAGACCATTTAAAGAAGGGGTGGGAAATGCAGCAATCACTGAGAGGAGTTATCTGAACTCTACCCAACCCATTGCCCACCACATCGGCACTGCCAGGCTGTTGGTCACGAATACACAGCAgacagcatttatttctgttctcttgctCCATGGCACCTTTTTGCATGACATATTTGCATCCTCAGTCGTCAGCATTCTGCCTGAATCCTGCAAATGACATACAAATGCAGAGCACATGACCATGACTTCAGTGTAAAAATGGTTGCCCTGGTTCACGTTGCCAACGCAGAACAGCTGCTCACAAACAGACCTTGCAGGCATTGCACAGTTTGGCTCCACGCCCCAGTTACACCTAGAAACATCAAAACAAGCTCAGAAATGTGTGCAGTGGAAACGAATGCCACACCGCTCCCAACGAGCATCAGAGAGAAATTGTAAGGTAGAGAATGAGTCAGAATTCTGACTATCAATAAAAGAAGTTTAGAAATGAGGTAACAAATCAAGAAGAAATAATGCAGTGGTTTCCAATGTTTAGCTTAGACATCCCCAGCCAAGTGCAAAGGTGACTAAACCCAGTACAGTATGCTGCCCAGGATAGGAATGCTTTACTTCTTAAGGGATTTGCAGCTCTTGGGAAGGGACATCTAGGTAAGGTATGTTAGCGTTTGGTTCTGTGGCACTGCTACTCCCTGAGGGATGAGGCGTAAATCAGCTCAATATCCAGCAGTCCTCAGCACTGTTACCAAATGAGTAGAGACACATTCAGACCTTGACTAACTTACAATATTATTTATGCCAGAGGTGGTCTGCGTGTTAGACCCCCTTGTGCTGACACCTCTACGCAGCACTGGTCCAGCACAAGGAACAGTCACTATTTTGAAGTCACTGGAGGTTGGACCAAGGCCACGTGGAAAGATGATGGGCTACAGATGTCCTAGGCAGGTCGCAGACTAGCTGTACTACCTAGTAAGATGATGCTGAGGTTCCAATCAGGCAACATTCTCCTGTGGTCCTTACCACAAGTGCCACCTGCAGCCAGATTAGTCTGGCACCAAGCCTCAGAAGCCAATGCAAAGTTCAACAAAATGCAAAGGACACGGGATGTGAGAGGCAGATGggacacaggagaaaaacacacacaaggAGGCATTTTGCACTGCTGCTAAAGCAGTTTTAGGCTCAAGCCTTTCAAAATGAATACTTCCAGCTTATTTCTGGATAAGAAGCAAATACCTAGAACCAcacaaatttcttttcttgaacCTTGATAGCTTACCTGATCCAGTCACTGGGGTGTAAGATACAAACAGGAAATAAAGTAGGACGCTGGAAATGCTCTTGTAAAAAACCTGTATGTAAAATGTCCCTGCTAGACACAAGAGAAATACACAATCCATAGTACAGAAAGAATGgaggaataattttttaactacttttattttgcaaaacacAAATGCTCAGAGACAAGGCAAAGCCAGTTGTTTCTTCTCACAGCCTGGTATGAAACAGAGTGCTTCTAAAAATCAGTAACCTGTGCTGTAAAACAGGATGGTGGAACACATGTGCCATGGTGAGCCATGCTCAACACCAATTTGAAGAAACAATagaatctttttctttcaggtctAGTGTAATTCAAGGCAGGGAAATgctactttaaaatatattaattgtgccaaacaaaacaagagcTTTAACATATGCCAAGACAAAGAACAGGTTTTCTGCCTATACATGTGTCATTTGAATGTAACACAAGTTTCCCCCTTGCGTGCtctgatgaaataaaatcatgtcAGAACACAGCAGGTTCTTTGTCTTCATCTTTGTTTACCATTTTTAAACTCATATTCCTCACAAAGCAAAGGACTGAATACATGTGGAGGAACTGGCTTTGCATAAAATGCCACGTACCATAGAAAATCCACAACCAAGCCACAGCCTCCAATCAATTTTGAGATGTGTTTTGACTTGCAGTGGAAAGTCAAACAGCAGAAAGGATACAAGACAttcacaaaagaagaaagttctGAATTACAGCTCATCTCTGAACTTTATGTTTGACTCAACCCCCTCACTTTTAAGTATCAACCTACCcataaaaattagaataaacACGTCTAGCTTTGTTTACAAAATGATACCCCCACAAGAGTGAATCACTTAAATTTTATCATCTACACATCTACCTTACTAATGATCACAAAGTCAAAAAAAGTCAAAGTAGAGGCCCTTCTACATTTGCTACatagatttaaattaaactgaattaagCAACTGCAACTCCTTGAACAGTCCAGAGAATTCCAAATCTCCCATTTTTTCTGGCAATTCATTCACTCATAGTGTAAAAGCTACAAACATTAGTGACAGACAATTTGAACTGTCACTGACTACAACAAAGTTGGCAAGAACACAGGTCATAGTACTTCCAGCCAGTGTTTAAGCATTTACAGAATAAGGATTGAGTTAAGTCCAGAGCAGAATTTTGAAAAGGCTATTAGGCataaaaatgcttctaaaaATTCAAACCATGTTTCTAAAGCAATGCCACAAAGATAATATATCCTTACCTATATTCTAAAACACCAAAtaggaacatttaaaaaagaaaatatgtatctTGCCTAGTAAAGCATTTCACAGTATCAGAAAACAACCAGAATATGAggcttcataaaaaaataactttaaaaacaaaaaaagtctggCACTAGGCATTTCAGACACTGGAGAAAATTTCCACTTACCCCCAGCAAGAGGTTTGTTTATATTCTGAAGCATAAACATTTGTTCTGTTCCAAATCCTGTTCCAACCTTGGCCTTTacatgcatttaaatatttaactactgtatctctggaagtgtttagCATCCgtttaagtatttaatttcaattttttacaGACAGGCCTGGTTCCTTAACTTTGTGAGGCTGACTTCTCCTCACATACCAAGTTACACATACCTCTACCTTCTCTCACTCTCTGCAAACACATTACATATCTGTGCATCATTTAAGGCCTTACTACATGTGGTGTGATGACGAAAATGAGAATTGCACTCATTTTCAAACCAGGCTTTGATAAAGGTCCTTATTGCACACAAAGCTTTGTAGTGACACTTGATTTTGCTCTCCTTAGGATCTATGATAATAACCTTAAACTTAATattctttaatgaaataaaattgttacTTAGAAATAAAGCTCtggagagaacagaaattttaattacaagAGAATCTATTACACACCCATCCTCTGGAATGTGAGGAAGCCTCTCCTTCAAACACCCTCTTGCAGGATGTGTTTGGTCTGAGGCTGCAGCCTGACAAATGGATCTGATCCTCTCTCTTAAGATGACACCTCTTAAACTGTCCAAGTATTCTCTAAGCCTTTATTCCCAGAGGAAGGCACATTTATCTTTGTATTGTACCTTGGTGGGCAGTCTACAGGAGCATGGAATGGTTTGTATTGGAAGGCTCCTGCAATGAGCAGGATCATCTACTATAACAAGTTGCTCAGGGCCCTATCCAGCTGACctggaatgtttccagggatggggcatccaccacttctctgggtaacctgttaCTGTGTTTCTCCACACTCAccatacttttttttcccccttatatctagtctgaatcaaccctcttttagtttaaaaccattacccttTGTCCTTCCACAACTAGCCCTGCTAAAAATTCTGTcccagtttttctctttttattattttattattgtttattatttattattaataattattttattattaattattttcttatttaaccCTCTTTTTATTACTGAAGGGCTGCAATAAGGTCTCCTTGGAGCCTTTGCTTCTCTAGGATGAACAACTCTAACTCTTTCAGATattcctcataggagaggtgctccagccccttgATATCCCTTCCCTGGGCTCGCTCCAACAGGTCAATGTCCTTCCCATGCtagggaccccagagctggatgcagtgtaGGGTCacaccagagctgagcagaggggcaaaatcacctcccttgacctgctgaccacactgcttttgatgtTTAAAAAGAGCAACTCCTCCCCATCGTTTGAATTACCTAAAACCCCTTGAACCAGAAATTCTCAGCTGGGTTTGCTCATTCCTGGCTGTTTTTACGGTGGATCAatacaggcacacacacaggtCCTGATAATCCATGTAGTTACAGTAACTGTGCTATTGAGCAGCCTACTTGCAGTCTACATGTTACTGCTGCAGCCAACAGACCTGGATTATACAGGAGCTCATTTATCCAGCGCAGTTTTGTGCAGCACACCCAGTTCATTGACCTGGTCTCTGTTGACTCCTCTTTTTAGGGGAACACTGACCATGCTAGCAAAAAACAGTGACAGCAGCTACACAGCCTCTTTTAGCCAAACAGCTTCTGCTGACTGGCACCCCACACCAGACAGCCCTTTCCTAAAGCATCACTCCTGCAAGCTGCGCATCGACagcctccctgccagctgcattttctggtgttttgttTACCTCACTTCATCCTTTTTCTGGGTGCACGTAACTCTTGTGTGCCGAAGTTCCTTATTTCCCAGGCTCCTAAAAATGCTTGTgaagagcagcttttcctttttcgTTTTTACAGTGGATGATTGTACCCAACAGCACTTCAAAGGCAAATTTATCTTATGATAATGCAGAAAGCTGCATAAATATTTGCAGGTATAGCTTGATGCTGCATTGGGGTAAAGAGTGCAACCTTCGCTTACTAAACATTATAAATACTTGCTGGTAAAATGCAGAGAAAGTCTAAAAACTTGAGTaacacagaagcaaaactgaattttcaagcTCTTTGGGATGGATTTCTATAAGcatcagggaagaaaagatgCAATTTCCCCCCATCTAGCTTCAAGTACAATCTTAAAATGCCATACCATAAAAGTGACCTCTAGAATTCAATCTAAAAAGCCCTAAACCAAATTGCTGCCTTAATCTAAAGCGATGGATCCAAAATTACTATATTAGAGAACCTAGGGCTGACAACTCTGAAGAACACCTCCCACACAAGCTCCGTACTTCTTGGACCACACAGCTCAATAGGAAAGTTAACCCAATCATTCAACTAAGTCCCAGTGACATTAGTGGGAATCATCTCTGGATAATGACCTGTAAATCACATCCTAAATTGAGGAAAGATCATCACATTTAATTATCCACTTGCAGGAAcataaacagcaaaatttacAGCCTCGCGGCTGTTCAATGCCAAACGGGTATACcgaagaaattaaaaggaaaaaaaaaacccacaaccaaaaaaaaccaaaaagaaattgaaagaaacCCAACTTTCCCTGCTATCTCAGTGCTTACTCTAAGATTTACAGCAACTGATGTAGCTCAGTAAAGAGAGAGGGAAGCTAAGGAATCCTTCTCTATTTCATGGctgcacaaaggaaaacaacaaaattactACAGCTTTTCACTCCATCTCCTAAGGAGAAGCTTAGTAGtagaagcagaaattattagATTAAAGACAAGAACGATTGTTCACGATAAGGAAAGAATGCAATTTTCATACCATAAATGTGGTGACTTTGAAAATAACTTCTCATCTAACTGCAAATCAGCGAAACTCCAACAGCTCAGTTCTCATCTAACACATACAGTCCTATATCGAGTCCATTGTCAAGTTCCAAATATTCTTGCTGTCATATCCAAATTTTTACTCAAAAATATGATCTTGTTTctcaacattaaaaaatcaaaggaaacaATGGTTGAACTAAAGTGATATTTCCCATAGACAATATTTTCGTCCAGTATTATTTATCATCAGCATACAGGTTACGTGAACATATAGCCCAGCAAACCATCAGATTTGGAAAGTCTGAGGCAGAAAGATTATTCCTGGCTACTCTTTTACCCCTTTAGCTAATTTTGAAAGCTAGCTGTGAGCTTTCAAAGAAGTAGACAGGGAATTTTGATTATTCCACTCGAACCCCGCTTACACCTATGTGAACAGAATTGTAACCCACAAGGTAGGGAGAGCGCCTGCGGGAAGCTCGGCACTGCATCTCCTGCAGGGCAGAAGCGTTTTTCAAGTTGTTATTCCGAGTTTTCTGTCTCACTGCACTGCCCTAatggctctgctgtgcagcagctcccagcgcCACACATCAGCGATCACCGCCAGCAGCAGCCGGGCAGCGGGAGTTGTTCCTCCGTCAGCGCCAGCCAGTCCGCAGGAAAAGCGGACACTTCCTCGAGCCTTCGCCCCAGGCAGCTGGCGGAGGAGGAAGGAGCACGCCGGGCAGAGACCCCCTCCCCGCCGCCCGCGGGATACCTGGGCTCGGGGCGGGTTCTCGGAGAAGGATGTTCCCCGCCGGTGCCAGCGACAGCGGAGCCCAAAGCCCGACGCCGACTCCTGCGGATACCCGGGAAACTCCGGCTCGCGCGGCCGCCGCCTGCCCTCGTCTATCCGCAGCAGCCCACGGGAGCAGCGGGGCGCGGCCCCGAGGGTTTCCCAGGACACCGGCGCCCACCGCGGCCACGGCGAAAGCCCCGCGAGGAAACCCCGACCCGCCCTGCGCTGGGCGCCCCTCCCGGCACCTTCTCCCGGCCGGCCCCCGGGCACTCCCTCCCGCTGtccctccctctgtccctcccgCTCTCCCTCCCTCGCCGTGAGGGGCGGCCGTGGCACAtggcgcggcggggcggggcggccgcAGGCCCCGCTGCCACCGCCCTCACGCTCGGCCTGCCTCCGGCCCTCCCCATTCCTGCCGCAGCCGTCTCCTGCCCCGGCTCCAGCAGGCGCTAGGGAGCG includes:
- the GNG4 gene encoding guanine nucleotide-binding protein G(I)/G(S)/G(O) subunit gamma-4 isoform X2 is translated as MKELVSNSTTSISQARKAVEQLKMEAYMDRIKVSKAAADLLAYCDAHIGEDPLIIPVPASENPFREKKLFCTIL
- the GNG4 gene encoding guanine nucleotide-binding protein G(I)/G(S)/G(O) subunit gamma-4 isoform X1 — protein: MPARSVCEQLFCVGNVNQGNHFYTEVMVMCSAFVCHLQDSGRMLTTEDANMSCKKVPWSKRTEINAVCCVFVTNSLAVPMWKNKMKELVSNSTTSISQARKAVEQLKMEAYMDRIKVSKAAADLLAYCDAHIGEDPLIIPVPASENPFREKKLFCTIL